The Phaeacidiphilus oryzae TH49 region GCGCCGCTACAGCTCCCGCACCGGCCGCCCGGCCAGCCAGGCCGTGACGTCCTCCGCCGCGTCGCCGTACGCGAGCTCGAAGCAGTCCGCGGTGACGTAGCCGATGTGCGGGGTGAGGACGGTGTTCGGGGCGTCCAGCAGCGGGCTGCCGGCCGGCAGCGGCTCGATGTCGTAGACGTCGAGGCCGGCCCCGCCGATGGTGCCCGCCCGCAGCGCCGAGGCCAGCGCGGCCTCGTCCACCAGGGGCCCGCGCGAGGTGTTGACCAGCCAGGCGGTGGGCTTCATCCGGGCCAGCTCGGCGGCGCCGATGATGCCCCGGGTCTCCGCGTTGAGCCGCAGATGGAGGCTGACCACGTCCGACCGCTCCAGCAGCTCCTCCCGGCTCGCGACCGGGGTCGCCCCCGCCTCGGCGGCCCGCTCCGGCGTCATGTGGCGGGTCCAGGCGAGCACCTCCATCCCGAAGGCGGCCCCGATCGAGGCCACCCGGGAGCCGAGCCGGCCCAGGCCGATCACGCCCAGGGTGCGGCCGTCCAGACCGGTGCCGACCCCGGCCTGCCAGCCGCCGGAGCGCAGCGAGGCGTCCTGCGCCCCGGCCCCGCGGGCCAGCTCCAGGATCAGCGCCCAGGTCAGCTCGGCCGCGGCGTAGCGGGACATCCGGGTGCCGCAGACCGTGACGCCGCGCGCCCGGGCCGCGGCCACGTCGATCGAGGCGTTCGCCTGCCCGGTGGTCACCAGCAGCCGCAGCTCCGGCAGCCGGGCGAGCAGTTCGGCGGGGAACGGGGTCCGTTCGCGCATCGCGATCACCGCCTGGTACGGCGCGAGCCGCTCGGCCAGCGCATCCTGGTCGGAGAGGTGCTCCGGCAGGAAGTCCACGGCGCAGCCGGCCGGCAGGCCGGACCAGACGTCCAGCCGGGCCGCCGCGTCGTTGTAGTCGTCCAGTACCGCGATCCGTGTCCGCTCGGTGCTCAAAGGCAGGCTCATGGTCGACACCCTGCCACGGGCGCCTCTCCAGAGCCCGGGAGGCCCGGCCTTCGCCCGGCTCCCCGCGAAACGGAACGGTTGCGTTTCGCTGGAACGGCGCCTACTCTTATGAGTACGGAACAGTTTCGGTCCGTTAATGGGCCGGACGCCGAAGTCCGAAGTCCTGTCCTGTCCAAAGGTCCAGTTGACGTCCCCGAGCGAGCCCTCGAAGCGGCCGTTCTCCTCCTCCGCACGGAAGACGGAAGCCTGTCGGGGCCGGGGGCGCAGGGAAGCACGAAAGCGAGGTGTCGACCGATGGGTCCTGCCGAGAAGACGGCGGAGAAGAAGTCCGCGGCGGCCCCCCGCCGCAGCCGGCTCACCCCGGAGCGGGAGGGCGAGCTCTACGCCGCCGTCCTCGACGAGCTCCGCGAGGTCGGCTACGACGCGCTGACCATGGACGCCGTGGCGGCCCGCAGCCGCTGCAGCAAGGCCACCCTCTACCGGCAGTGGCAGGGGAAGCCGCGGCTGGTGGCGTCGGCGATCCGGCACGTCAAGCCGTTCGACCTGAGCGGCCTGGACACCGGCTCGCTCGCCGGCGACCTCTACGAACTGGCCGACCGCTTCTGCCACTCCCGCAAGGACGTGGAGCTCGCCCAGGCCATCGGGGTCGCGCTGCACCGCAACGAGGATCTGGCGGAGGCCATGCACGAGACGATCGTGCGGCCCGAGCTGGAGCGGATGGACGAGATCCTCGACCGGGCGCGGGCCCGGGGCGAGATCGCCCCGGACTGCCCGGCCGCGGACTTCCTCCCGCACATGGTCATAGGCGCGGTCTTCGCGCGCTCCATGGTCGAGCAGCGCGAGGCCGACCCCGACTATCTCAAGCGCTACCTGGACAACGTGGTCCTTCCGGTGCT contains the following coding sequences:
- a CDS encoding TetR/AcrR family transcriptional regulator; translation: MGPAEKTAEKKSAAAPRRSRLTPEREGELYAAVLDELREVGYDALTMDAVAARSRCSKATLYRQWQGKPRLVASAIRHVKPFDLSGLDTGSLAGDLYELADRFCHSRKDVELAQAIGVALHRNEDLAEAMHETIVRPELERMDEILDRARARGEIAPDCPAADFLPHMVIGAVFARSMVEQREADPDYLKRYLDNVVLPVLVRS
- a CDS encoding D-2-hydroxyacid dehydrogenase family protein, coding for MSLPLSTERTRIAVLDDYNDAAARLDVWSGLPAGCAVDFLPEHLSDQDALAERLAPYQAVIAMRERTPFPAELLARLPELRLLVTTGQANASIDVAAARARGVTVCGTRMSRYAAAELTWALILELARGAGAQDASLRSGGWQAGVGTGLDGRTLGVIGLGRLGSRVASIGAAFGMEVLAWTRHMTPERAAEAGATPVASREELLERSDVVSLHLRLNAETRGIIGAAELARMKPTAWLVNTSRGPLVDEAALASALRAGTIGGAGLDVYDIEPLPAGSPLLDAPNTVLTPHIGYVTADCFELAYGDAAEDVTAWLAGRPVREL